A region of the Zhihengliuella halotolerans genome:
GCTGCGCCGCGCGGTCGGCCCGCTGGTCTCCGCGCTGCAGGTGCTGCCCTCGGTCGCATGGGTGCCCGCGGCGATCATCGTCTTCGGCCTCACCGACGCGACGATCTACGCGGTCATCCTGCTCGGGGCGATCCCGTCGATCATCAACGGCCTGCTCGCCGGCATCGACATGATCCCGAGCCAGTACCGGGCGCTCTCGCACGTCCTCGGCGCCCGCCGGATCCAGCACATCATGCTCGTCGAGCTGCCCGCGGCGCTGCCCGGGTACGTCTCCGGCCTGCGCCAGGGGTGGGCGTTCTCGTGGCGCTCGCTCATGGCCGCGGAGCTGATCGCCGTCGGCGGATCGCTCGGACTCGGTGTCGGCTCGCTGCTGCAGCGCGGCCGGGACCTCGCCGATCTCGGGCTCGTGGCCCTCATCATCCTGGTCATCCTCGCGATCGGCATCGTCGTCGAGCTCCTGGTCTTCGCACCGTGGGAGCGGCGCCTGCTCGCCGGCCGCGGCCTCAGCCCGATGGGGGCCAACGCATGAGCGGCGCACGAGAGACGACGACGGCGCGCACCGGCGCCGGGTCCGTCACGCTCGTCGGTGCCGGGCCGGGTGCCGCCGACCTGATCACCCTGGCCGGGGCACGCGCCTTGGCCGGCGCCGACGTCGTCCTCATCGACCGGCTCGCCCCGCGTGAACTGCTCGAGCACACCAAGCCCGGCACGTTCGTGCTCGACGTCGGCAAGGCGCCGGGGGCGCACGTGGCGACCCAGGACCAGATCAACGATCGGCTGCTCGCCGAGGCGCAGGCCGGGCTCCGGGTCGTGCGGCTCAAGGGTGGCGACCCGTACGTGCTCGGTCGCGGCGGGGAAGAAGCGGCGTTCCTGCGCGCGCACGGAATCGAGGTCGCCGTCATCCCCGGCGTGACCTCCGCCGTCGCGGTGCCCGCGGCCGCCGGAATCCCCGTGACCCATCGCGGCCTGGCGACCGGATTCACGGTCGTCACGGGGCACGATGAGCTCGGCGACGTACCCGTGCGCTCCGATCACACGCTCATCGTGCTGATGGGCGTCGCCCGGCTCGAATCGACCGTCGCGGCCTTGCGCTCGCGGGGCCTCGACGGGGCCACCCCGGCCGCCGTCATCGAGCGCGGATTCCTGCCGGACCAGCGCAGTACCGTCGCAACCCTCGACACCCTGGCCGGGCGGGCGCGCTCGATCGGCGTGTCGAACCCTGCCGTGATCGTGATCGGCGACGTCGTCTCGCTCGCCGACGTCGAACGCGAAGATCTTTTGACCTCAGCTCTCGCCGCCGGACAGCCGGCGGCCACCCCGTACCTGACAGCAAAGGAACTCTCATGACTGAAGCCACCATCGACCAGCCGACCGGACGCCTGCTGCGCGTCGCGATCGTCGGCGCCGGCCCGGCCGGCATCTACGCCGCCGACCTGCTGGGCAAGTCCCCGCAGGTGTCCGCGGGCGAGGTGCGCCTCGCCGTCGACCTGTTCGACGAGCTGCCCACGCCGTTCGGCCTCATCCGCTACGGCGTCTCGCCAGACCACCCCCGGATCAA
Encoded here:
- a CDS encoding ABC transporter permease — protein: MSTLINERSHAGQEPDGVIVPPARDAAQPTRGRRLRRAWAKAAPPLAAVVVLVSLWQIASWASPMRDDLFPGPGDVLATAGRVVGDGSLPSAAATSLWRGLSGFVIALVIATPLALALAHVSWLRRAVGPLVSALQVLPSVAWVPAAIIVFGLTDATIYAVILLGAIPSIINGLLAGIDMIPSQYRALSHVLGARRIQHIMLVELPAALPGYVSGLRQGWAFSWRSLMAAELIAVGGSLGLGVGSLLQRGRDLADLGLVALIILVILAIGIVVELLVFAPWERRLLAGRGLSPMGANA
- the cobA gene encoding uroporphyrinogen-III C-methyltransferase; its protein translation is MSGARETTTARTGAGSVTLVGAGPGAADLITLAGARALAGADVVLIDRLAPRELLEHTKPGTFVLDVGKAPGAHVATQDQINDRLLAEAQAGLRVVRLKGGDPYVLGRGGEEAAFLRAHGIEVAVIPGVTSAVAVPAAAGIPVTHRGLATGFTVVTGHDELGDVPVRSDHTLIVLMGVARLESTVAALRSRGLDGATPAAVIERGFLPDQRSTVATLDTLAGRARSIGVSNPAVIVIGDVVSLADVEREDLLTSALAAGQPAATPYLTAKELS